TGAGTTCTCATTTGAGTATATTTAGTATGCAAAAGCTAATATTGAGTTCTCAAACTGGGGTTTGAGTTCTCATTTAAGTATATTTAGTACGCAAAAGCTAATATTGCGTTCTCAAACTGGGGTTTAGGTTCTTTTTTGCGTAATTTACTGATTTATTAGTGATTTCCAGTGTAATAAAAGTTAATGGAGATTTGCAGGAATTTCCTCAGGCTGATCAATACGGAAGTTTTTTAAAGTAAAGAAGCTTAAATCAGTAAATTCGAGAACTGATAATCAAATCAATAACTGCATTAAAAGGTACATTTTATGGCTAGACTAAAAAGAACTTCCCAAGTGCTAGAAAAAGCAGCACGTCGTGCAGCCAGTATCAGTTCAATTGATCCAAACTTAGATGTGAGTAATGGACTCACTTTATTTGCCTACTCAAGCCTAATTGAGACAATGCGAAATAAAGAAAATATCTACAACGCTGCGCTTTCTAACCTAGATAAGATATACCGTGAAATGTTAGAAACAGAGCAGCAGTTGGCAGACATGACAGAACACATACTCATGGGCATTGGGGCTAAATATGGCAAAAGCAGTGTAGAGTATGGTATGGCGGGAGGAGTTCCTAAAAACCAACGCCGCAAGGGATTGCGAGGTGAATCGCCAATTGTTAGTAATGAGCCACCGTCAATGATTGTTGGTGTGAATAGCAATGGCAAAGTAAAAGCGTAGTTAAAGCATAGCCTGTGTTACGGCTTTCGCCTAACGCACCATCTTATGAGCCGGTGCATTAGGCGCTTAGAGTGCGTAGGCGTAGCCCGTCGTAGACATCGCTTAATTTTACAACCAACAGTTTGAGATATGAAGGTATGAATTATCAGGGTAATACTAGCAAGTCACTATGTTTGCAGTTCGCTAGATATAGGAAAGTGTTTTGCAAACAGAAATGCTCCCATAAGACAAAAGCTACCACAGATAATTAAAGTATTAGGAGCGCCAATTTTATGAGCTAAACTACCTGTCAATAAATCACCAAAAGGTTGAATGCCTACAAATGTTACTGTAAATAAACTCATTACCCGTCCACGTTTGTCATTCTCAACAATTGTTTGTAGTGTTGTATTGCTAGAAGCAATTTCTAGAATGCCACTAAAACCAATAGTTAATGACATTAACAGCGAAAACCAGAGTATATTAGATATACCAAAAGCAATTAGCGCAATACCACAAATTGCCGTAGCAAACACCATCAATTTTTCTGAATGAAGTTCAATTGGACGAATGTTCAGATAAATTCCACCAAATAGCGCTCCGAGACCTGCTGCTGCTGTTAGGAAACCAAGAGTGCTGGCATCACCATGTAAAATTTCACTAGCAAAAATTGGCACGATTGTGGGATAAGGCATTGCAAAGAGACTAAATAATGCCAACATCTGTAATATGGATCGAATATGAACATTGGCGAAGGTGTATGAAAATCCTTCTTTAAATTGCTTCCAAAAATTAGTCTTTTGGATAGCTAACATCTGAGTCTGAAGCTTTATGTTTGATAAGGCAAGAATGACAGCCACGTAACTAATACCATCAACCAAAAAACAGTAACCACTTCCTAAACTCACAATAATAATACCGGCAACAGCAGGGCCAATTAATCGCGCCCCAGTTACAAGGACAAAATTTAGTGCAATTGCATTAGTTAAATCTTCTTGTTTATCTACTACATCTTTGATAAATGTATCCCTAGCAGGTGAATCAAAAGCGTCAATTAAACCTTGAAATAAACTCAAACCAATAATATACCAAATATTAATTGAGTTGCTTAGAGTTAATGTAGCTAGCATTAGTGATTGAAACATTGCTAGTTTTTGAGTTAGAATTAAAAGCTTATGAATATTGCATCGGTCAAGTATAACCCCAGCAAAGGGAGTCAAAAAAAAGCAAGGAATTTGACTAATAAATCCTACTATTCCTAGCATCAATGCTGAATGTGTTAACTGATAAACTAGCCAAACAGTAGCAAGATTCGTCATCCAAGTACCAATTCTGGATATTCCTTGTCCTATAAAAAAAAGACGATAGTTTCTTGAGTTTAATACGGCTGGAATTATCTTGGCAGAGAGCAATTTTTTTGTCATTAATTTATCTTGACAGATAAGTAAAATTCCTTACTATGCAGGCACAAATGCCTCCGACGCTATGCGTAATCTTGTATGCAGTATTTTGGAAAATGTCCTAAATACTGCATTTTTGAATGCATGACAGCTTCAGTATTAAGCCTTAGTTTGCTTACTTTCGAGTGCTTACACCAGGCAACTTTAGCAAGTTAATTTCAACTTAACCCTTTCTTAAACTTTCCAAGAGCGATCATTTAAATTAACCTCACCATCAGAAATGCGTAGGCATAGCCCGTCGTAGACATCGCTGATTAGGTACACTTGGTAAGAGTGCGATCGCCACATTAACCCATCACCAACAGTGCGATACGCGTATCGTTAAGCCGGAGGCTTATCGCTTATTTCACACAGTTGCTCGTCGTAGACATTGCCGACATCAACCTCATCATCAAAGGTGAGCGTTTTCTGAGTTGAGTGAAAGCGATCGCCAGCTATTTGAGCAATTTCTCAAGCGTATAGAAGTAATTAACTTAGTAGGTAGTAATAATTTATTAATCGAACAGATTATTCAAATCCGGTTGCAATATCGGTTAAAACTCCCAGATGCGATTATTGCTTCAACTGCGCTTCAAGTTGGAGCTAGTTTAGTAACTACCGATCGCGAATTAACAAAGGTAACAACTTTGACAATCATTAACTGGTAGCAGCAAGTGGTTTAAATATTCTAGCTATAGCAATTTATCACAGATGAGAAATTCTGATCGCATATTATTGATAAATTATACCAATTCTCTAAAAGCTAGCTACAGATAGTGCCTCTAAAATATATTGTCTTCGGGCAATAGATACAATAATTTGTTTGGTTAATTTCCCAATTTCAGCGTAGAGAGCAGTACGTAAATCATCAAGTTTTTTAGGTAATAACCAACGCAGTCGGCGCTTAATATATTGCCAAACCTGCTCAATTGGGTTTAACTCGGGAGAATGTGCAGGCTGAAATAATAAAATGATGTTATCTGGTACTTGAAGACGTTTGGCTTTATGAAAGGCACCATTATCCAGT
This region of Nostoc sp. UHCC 0302 genomic DNA includes:
- a CDS encoding MFS transporter — translated: MTKKLLSAKIIPAVLNSRNYRLFFIGQGISRIGTWMTNLATVWLVYQLTHSALMLGIVGFISQIPCFFLTPFAGVILDRCNIHKLLILTQKLAMFQSLMLATLTLSNSINIWYIIGLSLFQGLIDAFDSPARDTFIKDVVDKQEDLTNAIALNFVLVTGARLIGPAVAGIIIVSLGSGYCFLVDGISYVAVILALSNIKLQTQMLAIQKTNFWKQFKEGFSYTFANVHIRSILQMLALFSLFAMPYPTIVPIFASEILHGDASTLGFLTAAAGLGALFGGIYLNIRPIELHSEKLMVFATAICGIALIAFGISNILWFSLLMSLTIGFSGILEIASSNTTLQTIVENDKRGRVMSLFTVTFVGIQPFGDLLTGSLAHKIGAPNTLIICGSFCLMGAFLFAKHFPISSELQT
- a CDS encoding PIN domain-containing protein; translated protein: MSESDRQLFEQFLKRIEVINLVGSNNLLIEQIIQIRLQYRLKLPDAIIASTALQVGASLVTTDRELTKVTTLTIINW